In Puntigrus tetrazona isolate hp1 unplaced genomic scaffold, ASM1883169v1 S000000270, whole genome shotgun sequence, a single genomic region encodes these proteins:
- the sgca gene encoding alpha-sarcoglycan, whose amino-acid sequence MSKIVEFVYSMLCYCWANYLYASVILGAGSLHTEPSVSVNQDSNKMADKGSWTLALTVCAAAFLSVRSDSITETPAGQLFVYELHREIFQSEFEPFHKVFGHVYNDPMVFKCNKERFPDLPRWLRFTQRDPYENGFLYGTPLTQDQGRNIIEIFVTNKRSYDTFRERLVINVGPAVKQMPYQAEFFIELREIEKVLPSAVQEEIRLDVQKMWRTERLDFINISSALDRGGRVPLPLPGYFEGVYVKLGSDRPFSECLLRLSSSEHQRECVSGRKISGDCSTCSNPANCISWCRSELLDQSRPAPPAPAPTEGPGVLPWAGEFIPPESPPDRDFFPDYMLTVIAPLALVLLLCLLLTYIMCCRREGVLKRNTKTPDLQLYHQRTIQGNAGELRRMAGGERSTVDRPRQCLQPLLMNEQAMAQS is encoded by the exons ATGAGCAAAATAGTCGAGTTTGTTTATTCAATGTTATGTTATTGTTGGGCTAATTATTTATACGCAAGTGTAATTTTG GGGGCTGGTTCTCTTCACACCGAACCAAGTGTTTCTGTCAATCAAGACTCAAACAAGATGGCAGACAAAGGGAGCTGGACTTTAGCATTAACAG TCTGCGCAGCTGCTTTTCTGTCGGTCCGGTCCGACAGCATCACAGAGACTCCGGCGGGTCAGCTCTTCGTCTACGAGCTGCACAGAGAGATCTTCCAGAGCGAGTTTGAGCCGTTTCATAAAGTCTTCG GTCACGTCTATAACGATCCCATGGTGTTTAAGTGTAATAAGGAGCGTTTCCCAGACCTGCCCCGCTGGCTCCGCTTCACCCAGAGAGACCCGTACGAGAACGGCTTCCTGTACGGGACCCCGCTGACGCAGGACCAGGGCCGGAACATCATCGAG ATTTTCGTGACCAACAAGCGGAGCTACGACACGTTCAGGGAGCGTCTGGTGATAAACGTGGGTCCTGCAG TCAAGCAGATGCCGTATCAGGCCGAGTTCTTCATTGAGCTGAGAGAGATCGAGAAAGTGCTGCCCTCTGCTGTCCAGGAGGAGATCCGGCTGGACGTCCAGAAAATGTGGAGAACTGAGAGACTGGACTTCATCAACATCAGCTCGGCTCTGGACCGAGGCGGCCGTGTTCCTCTGCCCCTGCCGGGATACTTCGAGGG tgtgtacGTGAAGCTGGGTTCAGACCGGCCCTTCTCTGAGTGTCTGCTGCGTCTGTCCTCCTCCGAGCaccagagagagtgtgtgtccgGAAGAAAGATCAGCGGAGACTGCAGCACCTGCTCCAACCCTGCTAACTGTATCAGCTGGTGTAGATCAGAGctg CTGGACCAGTCCAGGCCCGCTCCTCCGGCTCCGGCCCCGACCGAGGGCCCCGGAGTCCTGCCGTGGGCCGGAGAGTTCATTCCCCCAGAGTCTCCTCCGGACAGAGACTTCTTCCCGGACTACATGCTGACGGTCATCGCTCCGCTGGCTCTGGTGCTGCTCCTCTGTCTGCTGCTGACCTACATCATGTGCTGCAGGAGAGAGGGAGT CCTGAAACGAAACACCAAGACTCCGGA CCTGCAGCTCTATCATCAGCGCACCATCCAGGGGAACGCCGGCGAGCTGCGGAGGATGGCCGGCGGCGAGCGGAGCACCGTGGATCGTCCTCGTCAGTGTCTACAGCCGCTGCTGATGAACGAGCAGGCCATGGCCCAGAGCTGA